The following are from one region of the Amia ocellicauda isolate fAmiCal2 chromosome 1, fAmiCal2.hap1, whole genome shotgun sequence genome:
- the ostm1 gene encoding osteopetrosis-associated transmembrane protein 1: MLGVVRQSFLPKKERFARRTELAAAITKPREAARTGSRDSAGHVISAANQEVKPRGVCTGLRAPAFGCFHFITMYNLAAVGYVLVLTLLQGSQANTVGINVTVSGVQQRSSDILASLANLESSAVRTAQSPGPGSYVSPGLLSAFPEDIEISDQCQELLQIFSQQCSSFVDCILTSARPVRVCQNCFSRFNRVQEIFTNISSETSFGNVSCRDSLLRSDRLQLVFVMYQNLKRIWESSLCEHCLTPHMGGLSNDSLYFMALLNKSLSCFEKYQQQSNRSELCKECKTPYKSLNNLYNSMVKNSTLCIDIEDAMNMTRRLWSKNFNCSFPREETVPIIAVSSFMLFLPIIFYLSSFLHSEQKKRKLILPKRAKSSNSLMNIQDKCS; this comes from the exons ATGCTGGGGGTGGTGCGGCAGAGTTTTCTTCC aaagaaagaaagatttgCTCGCAGAACAGAACTGGCGGCAGCAATAACAAAACCACGTGAGGCAGCACGCACGGGTTCTCGAGACAGCGCCGGTCACGTGATCAGCGCGGCAAACCAGGAAGTGAAGCCGCGCGGCGTGTGCACAGGACTGCGGGCGCCGGCATTTGGATGTTTTCACTTTATAACAATGTATAACCTGGCAGCTGTCGGATATGTGTTGGTGTTAACTCTCTTACAGGGGAGTCAGGCCAACACAGTAGGAATAAACGTCACCGTGTCTGGAGTACAGCAACGCAGCAGCGATATTTTAGCCAGCCTTGCTAATCTGGAGTCCAGTGCCGTGCGGACAGCGCAGTCTCCGGGGCCGGGGTCGTACGTCTCCCCCGGACTGCTCTCGGCTTTTCCTGAAGATATAGAGATCAGCGACCAGTGTCAGGAGCTCCTTCAGATCTTCTCCCAGCAGTGCAGCTCCTTCGTGGACTGCATCCTGACGTCGGCTCGGCCTGTCCGAGTCTGCCAGAACTGCTTCAGCAGATTCAACCGTGTGCAGGAAATCTTTACTAATATATCTTCAGAG ACGAGCTTTGGGAACGTGAGCTGCAGAGACAGCCTGCTGCGCTCGGACAGGCTGCAGCTGGTGTTTGTGATGTACCAAAATCTGAAGCGAATCTGGGAAAGCTCCCTGTGTGAAC aCTGCTTAACTCCACACATGGGTGGCCTCTCAAATGATAGCCTGTATTTTATGGCATTACTGAATAAATCACTGAGCTGTTTTGAGAAATATCAACAG CAGAGCAACCGCTCTGAGCTCTGCAAGGAATGCAAAACCCCCTACAAAAGCTTGAACAATCTGTACAACAGTATGGTGAAGAACTCCACACTCTGCATTGACATCGAAGACGCG ATGAATATGACCCGCAGATTGTGGAGCAAGAATTTCAATTGTTCATTCCCCCGGGAAGAGACTGTCCCCATCATCGCCGTGTCCAGCTTCATGCTCTTTCTGCCCATCATCTTCTACTTGAGTAGCTTCCTTCACTCGGAACAAAAGAAGCGCAAGCTCATACTCC CCAAGCGTGCGAAATCCAGCAACAGTCTGATGAACATCCAAGACAAATGCAGCTGA
- the LOC136748013 gene encoding putative nuclease HARBI1, translating into MALEIGFAFLLAEELDASDRVPLIADALRKTERDRDNARMKNYIMTGVPRCSISEFQSYFQLTPTQVEELITELEPFYWNLMGRKWPLRNVVLASLWALTTLESYRDLAERFETSKSVIYVYLHEFCALVSEHLSHKICWPTGEAARVSVKGFAEVGFPGTLCAVGACHVPIEKPQGVLDPEAYFNSKQFYSINLTAFCDHVGSFVHVSAEHPGSWHNSQVFQMTDVGKTLLTDPQSLLSGFHIVGDTSYPLSEHLLTPFPDNGHLILRKGRYNYRLLSALKVVDNSFSVLKYRFQRLKSLQMHSIIKTSAAVKTCCILHNMCLEVDGPLQLEDMDCEPVPQEPFHLLPKNHSGTTAGIAKRQAIAMSLGKQGS; encoded by the exons ATGGCGCTGGAGATCGGCTTTGCGTTCCTGCTTGCAGAAGAGTTGGATGCAAGCGATCGTGTACCCCTTATTGCTGATGCTCTCCGAAAAACCGAAAGAGACAG GGATAATGCCAGAATGAAGAACTATATAATGACAGGAGTGCCGCGTTGCAGTATCAGCGAGTTTCAGAGCTATTTTCAGCTGACTCCAACCCAGGTTGAG GAGCTGATAACAGAATTAGAGCCCTTCTACTGGAATCTAATGGGAAGGAAATGGCCACTAAGGAATGTCGTGCTGGCCAGCCTGTGGGCACTGACAACCCTGGAGTCTTACAGAGATTTGGCAGAGAGGTTCGAGACCAGCAAATCGGTCATTTACGTCTATTTACATGAATTTTGTGCCTTGGTCTCTGAGCACCTCTCCCATAAGATTTGCTGGCCTACGGGCGAAGCTGCCCGTGTCTCCGTGAAGGGTTTTGCAGAGGTTGGTTTCCCAGGCACGTTGTGTGCGGTGGGGGCTTGCCACGTCCCGATCGAGAAGCCACAGGGAGTACTGGATCCTGAGGCCTATTTCAACAGTAAGCAGTTCTACTCTATCAACCTGACAGCTTTCTGCGACCACGTTGGGAGCTTTGTTCATGTCAGCGCTGAGCATCCTGGAAGCTGGCACAATTCCCAAGTCTTTCAGATGACCGATGTGGGCAAGACTCTGCTTACAGATCCACAATCCCTGCTCAGTGGGTTCCACATTGTAGGGGACACCTCCTATCCTCTCTCTGAGCACCTTCTTACCCCCTTCCCTGACAATGGGCACTTAATCCTGAGAAAGGGTCGCTATAACtacaggcttctctcagccttgAAGGTGGTAGATAATTCTTTCAGCGTCCTTAAATATCGATTTCAAAGGCTGAAATCCCTtcaaatgcattcaattatCAAGACCAGTGCGGCTGTTAAGACGTGCTGTATTCTGCACAACATGTGTTTGGAAGTGGATGGTCCTCTGCAGCTTGAAGATATGGACTGTGAGCCAGTGCCTCAGGAGCCTTTTCACCTGCTCCCGAAAAACCACAGTGGTACCACAGCTGGCATTGCCAAAAGACAAGCTATTGCCATGTCCCTTGGGAAACAGGGGTCATAA